Within Sphingobium aromaticiconvertens, the genomic segment TGCGGGCGGTGCGGTTGCGGCGAAGGGCCAAGTGGATGAGGATGTGCTGGCGGTGATGCTGGCCGATCCCTGGTTTGCGGTGCCGCCACCCAAAAGCATCGACCGGGAGGCGTTCACGATCGCGCCGGTCGGGAAGTTGAATCTGGAGGATGGGGCGGCGACGCTGACCGCCTTTTCCGCCGCTGCGGTGGCGCGGGGGATCGACCATCTGACGCAGCGGCCCACGCGGATATATGCCGCTGGCGGCGGGCGGCACAATGGCACGCTGATGAAGATGCTGGCGGAGCGGACGGGGATCGACGTGCGGCCGGTGGATGAACTGGGTTGGGACGGCGATGCGCTGGAAGCGCAGGGGTTCGCCTATATGGCGGTGCGCCGGTTGGCGGGACTTGCCATCAGTTTTCCGGGCACCACCGGCGCGCCCGAGCCGATGACGGGGGGCGTGCTTTTTACGCCGGAATGAAGTGCATCATCGCTTGCGAGTCAGTTCGCGCATGGCGCTGTCCAGCCCCTCGATCGTCAGTGGATACATGCGGTCATTCATTATCTGGCGGATGAGCATGGTCGACTGGTTATAGTTCCAATGGGCTTCGTTGGCCGGATTGATCCAGACCGTCGCAGGATAGGTGTGGGCGACCCGTTCCAGCCAGACGCCGCCTGCTTCCTCATTGAAATGTTCGACCGATCCACCCGGATGGCTGATCTCATAGGGACTCATGGTCGCGTCGCCGACGAAGATCACCTTATAATCATGGCCATATTTGTGGAGAATGTCCCAGGTGTTGGTGCGTTCCGTATAGCGACGGCGATTATCCTTCCACACGCCTTCGTACAGGCAGTTGTGAAAATAGAAGAATTCCAGATTCTTGAACTCTGTCGTGGCGGCGGAAAACAGTTCTTCGCACAGTGTGATGAACGGATCCATCGAGCCACCGACATCGAGGAACAGCAGCAGCTTGACCGCATTATGGCGCTCCGGGCGCATTCGGATGTCGAGCCAGCCCTGACGCGCGGTGCCGCGGATCGTTTCGTCAAGATCCAGTTCTTCGGCGGCCCCTTCGCGGGCGAAGCGGCGCAGGCGGCGTAGCGCCACCTTGATATTGCGGGTGCCCAGTTGCTTGGTGCTGTCGAGATTCTGGAATTCGCGCTTTTCCCAGACCTTGACCGCGCGTTTGTGGCGGGATTCGCCGCCGATCCGCACGCCTTCGGGATTATAGCCGCCATGGCCGAAGGGCGAGGTGCCGCCGCTGCCGATCCACTTGTTGCCGCCCTGATGCCGGCCCTTTTGCTCTTCCAGCCGCTTTTTCAGCGTGTCCA encodes:
- a CDS encoding vWA domain-containing protein; the encoded protein is MLLNFLDALRAAGIPASIKEHLMLLEALDQEVIARKPEDFYYLARATYVKDEALLDRFDQVFAKVFKGLEGSSELEADIPEEWLRLIAEKFLSPEEMAKIEALGSWDEIMDTLKKRLEEQKGRHQGGNKWIGSGGTSPFGHGGYNPEGVRIGGESRHKRAVKVWEKREFQNLDSTKQLGTRNIKVALRRLRRFAREGAAEELDLDETIRGTARQGWLDIRMRPERHNAVKLLLFLDVGGSMDPFITLCEELFSAATTEFKNLEFFYFHNCLYEGVWKDNRRRYTERTNTWDILHKYGHDYKVIFVGDATMSPYEISHPGGSVEHFNEEAGGVWLERVAHTYPATVWINPANEAHWNYNQSTMLIRQIMNDRMYPLTIEGLDSAMRELTRKR